The sequence below is a genomic window from Monodelphis domestica isolate mMonDom1 chromosome 2, mMonDom1.pri, whole genome shotgun sequence.
TTAGAATGAGGTAGGTCAGGGGGTGGATACCTGGAGGTGGAGCAAGGGATGGAGTACTGAGTTTGGAatcagatctgagttcaaatctgactgcagacacttactagctgggtgactctgggcaagtcatttaaccctgttggccacagtttcctcatcttcgaaatgagctggagaaggaaatgacaaacccttccaagatctttgccaagaaaaccccaaatggggtttcaAAGAGTCGAataaactgaacaataaaaaaccTCTCAGGGTTACACGCGAGTCTTAAATGAGATAACGTTTGTAAAACTCTTTAAAGCGTCACATAAATGCTACCTTTTATTAGTActtttcttagaattaattccaTTCCTTGTTCttgctttggggaaaaaatgaaggacagaTAGAATTTCAGTATAAGAGGGTCATGAAGGATGTCCAAGTTATAGAAAACAGCGTGAGCAAAGCATGGAGAGGGAAAATCCTGGGCTGGTAGTGGGAGCTGAGAGTGAAAGCAGGAAAGTGACAGGACTCCGGGCTGGGAAAGTAAAAAAACCCAGACTCAGAACCAGATCCCGACACCCCAAGCGCCGACTCACCGCAGCAGAGGGCGCAGCATCCCCGCTAACCATTCACAGCTCATGCCTGGCCCTGCCCCCTATCGGGCCCGCCTCCAAACCAGCCCCTCTTTCGACATGGCCCCGCCCCAGGCATGGCCGCGCGTGACGTGACCTGGCTCTACGTCACACCCGGAAGCGGCTCAGGTCTGTCTGCAGGCTTCGGCTTCTGTCGGTCAGTCTGCTTGTCTGGCTGGGCTGGGGTCGCCGGGCCAGTGTACAGGTGCAGAGTAGAGCTGAGCCGAGCCATGAGCGGGGAGTCAGGGGCCGAGCTCGTAGCGCCCCTTCCCGGGGAGGCTCTGCCCGGCAGCGGGGTCCGCATCGTGGTGGAGTACTGGTGAGGAGGGTACGGGGTAGGGGGGCCTCTCCTCCTgcccctcctcctgctcctcctctttcccctccccctcttgcctttcccctttcccccatcttctcctcctcccccttcccttctctttcccgtCTCCTATTCCAACTCCTACTCCtgccctcctcctctttcccttccccctcctccttttctctcttctctttcccctccccttttcttcccttcatttctttcctttatctcctccatctcttccctcccttctccctccatccttccccctcattcctcctccattcattcctcttctccccttccttccttctcttcctttatcttttcatctcttccctcatccttctctattaattccccttcttctttcattctttcttttctccatctctccattccttcccttcattcatagcttttctcttttcattcttccctGCTCTTTCTTTACtttatccttcctttccttttctctcctctgcccTTTTTTcgtttctcctcccctccttcctcctccctacatctgtctcctctatttcccctctcttccccttctcccatctcctctccccttatctcttttcccctcccatcATCTCCTCTCCTTTCATCTCTCCTTTCATGTTCCCTACCTTTCCtatatcttccttctttttcctcttcctgcctttccttaaaaaaaaaaaaaaagcttgtaaATTTTTGCTTCTACAGTGAACCCTGTGGATTTGAGTCCACCTACCTGGAACTGGCAAGTGCTGTGAAGGAAGAGTATCCTGGAATCAAGATTGAATCTCGCCTTGGGGGCACTGGTGAGGAGCTTCTAGGGGGAAAGAGATGTGGAAGATTGTCCATGGGACTCTGGGGACAGAAGACATTGGGGACGGTACAGGAGTGGGGCTTGGGGCTATCCCTAAGGGAGATGATATATTGGAGAGGGTCTCTTCCAGGTCAATCCAACCAGCATTTAGGAAGTCCCTGCCAGATGTGAggcacaaagacaaaagcaatccagacctctgctctcaaggaccaAACAACAAAACCCAAATCCCCAGTTTTAATCCATGAGTTATTTCCTATCAGAAACCCTATATCTAGTTcagtgatagagagccaggtctagaaacagaaggtcttaggttcaaagctggccttagatacttcctagctgaatgaccctgggcacatcacttaacccccatttcctagcccttactgctcttctgccttgaaaccaatacccagtattgattctaagaggaaaggtaagggtttaaaataacaacaaaaacaagaaactTTGTGCCACTTGGCAGGTGGGCAAAAAAATAACAACTTCTATAGTGGAAAAGTCAGTGACTACCTGGGAAACCTTAAGGTGAAGCTCTCAAAATTTAGCAAGACTGGGATATAGGTgactggaattttaaaaattcaagtttaTCAAGCCCTAAAATACTTTCATAGGCATTATGTCCTTTGATTCCCCATTCAGCCCCCTATGAGGGCTGAATATTGAGCCcccttttatagaaaaaaataatgttcagagattaagtgattaaaGAGAACAATGCAAAATAATGAAACGGTTACTCGTGTCCATTAGATACCTTAGTTCATATCTGACCACTcttgctttgtgaccttgggcaaatcatttaatctcttagtgGCCATTTGGcccctctgtaaaaatgaagagtttggacatTGAGCTACAAGATCCCTTACAGCTTCTTATGGTAAGGCATTTTTCCCAGGCATACatctaattcaattcagtaagcatttattaagtgcctactcagtgccaggccctatgctaagtgctggggatacaaaggggcataaatagtccctgccttctagGAGTTTACAATCCAGGTGTGGAGACAACatgcacacaaatacatacaaagcaaactatatataggataaatcagtaataattaacagaaagaatatactagaattaagaggggttgggaaaggcttcctgggattttaattagaatttaaaGGAAATCAGGTAGGTCAGTAATCTGAGTAGAgtagggagagtattccaggcatggaaaaaatggaaaaaatatccaGAATTGAGAGATGAGTGTCTTGTTCCTAGAACAACCAGTAGGCTCtcatgtattttataaatatatattatcatatgcattattataatatactattatatatatacccacatacTCTAAAAGTCTCTTTTGCCCTTCTTGAAGTTGGATTGGCTTTAGTAAGTAGATGGCTAAAAGGAAACAGAAGCCAACAGTGGAAATTCAGGACACATTCGGAGCCCAAGTTGTCTGAAGAATGATGTTGTAAggttggggttggggagggaagccTGACAGTTTTTCCCAACTCTGAATCTCTGACCCCTcgaactgtttttcttttctccccattaGGAGCCTTTGAGATTGAGATCAATGGGCAGTTGGTATTTTCCAAACTGGAGAATGGAGGATTTCCCTATGAAAAGGATGTGAGTAGGCACAAGAATGGGCCTAGGCTTGAGGGAAGGGGGCAATAGGTTTGTCATCCCACACTCTCTCACAAATTTCCCCTGTCTCTTCCCCCAGCTCATTGAGGCTATTCGAAGAGCCAGTAGTGGAGAACCTCTGGAAAAGATCACCAATAGCCGCCCTCCCTGTGTTATCCTGTGACCTTGCAAGGGTTCTAGTTCCTTCCTATGTCGGGGCTTCTTCCCTATGCCCCTCCATCCTGGATGCCCATTCCTTTTGGGGATCCACTCCACTTTACAAAGTCTTCCCTCATTGGAGATTAGGATGAGAGACCCCATCTCATTGACCCCAACACCCCTCTGGGTTCACCCCAACACCCCTCTGGGTCTTGTCACCTCTCTCCCTACCCCCTCTGCGCTGAGAGATTCCAGCCAACTTCTTGGTGAAGCCAGGGGGCAAGAGCTTTGGAGAGTCCAGGTATAAGCCTGGCTGCTACCTCCTTAAAGAGAGGATGGGTCAGCCCAAGCTCAGGATAGGGGGGACAACCCCCCCTGCCACCCCAACCCCCAGGGTTTCATAGAAACTTCACATCTACAAATGCGTGCACAATACACACATGGTGCCTCAGAGATACCTGTACCCTCCCTTGCCTGGCAGTGCCAATGAGATGCCACCAAACCTAATTTATTTcccatatacatacacaaaaaacACATCCCCTTACTCTTGGGAAATACCAATTGTTGGCAATAAAGTGTCACTGCTACTCTCTCCCCTCTGTGGTATATTCCGCTTGAGGTGTGGGATAATGGCTGGGTTCTCTCTGGTTGGGCTCTTAGCTCAGGAAGACATTCAgttggaaggaaaaggaggggaagaagggaaggagagaaaaatggatGCATAGGATGCTGAGCTTAAGTATCCTTCCCTATCTCATTCCttctccaacacacacacactcactctgtttctctctgcctctctctctttccccttctctctctccccctctctcttcctctctcctaccCTCCTCTCTACCAGAGAATTGGAATTTGTAACTAGAAACAAACTTAGTAGAGGTCATTGTATCCTTTCCCATTGTATCTGAAGGCTCCTTCACCAGCTCACAAGGTTCAGGGTTTCTCCTGTACTTGGAGATCCCCAGGGAAggaatttcttccctttctgaagCTTTAGCAGCAGTACTTGTTATTTATTGGTCtgggcctgtgatttcatcaggttCCCATGTGGAACCTTCCTCCCTCATTTCAGTTGAGCCCTAATTTATAGTCTCTAAGAGGTGCTTGAGAGTTTagagtaacttgcctaaggttatgTAGGTAGTATGTGTCAGACATAAAGCTTGAAAGTCAGTTCTTCCAGACTCTACTTCTCTCTTTGCTAAGCCACTCTACTATTTCTCATATCTAAACAATCTAGCTTGCTGCATGTAAACAGAACCTTGAGGCCTCAGGATTCATCTTAGAGAAGGGATTTCAAATCCCATTGTTCACCCCTTCCCAACCCCCGTCACTGGTGTTCAAGAAACACCCACTTTTTGTCAGGACCCTGCCACCCAACTCTAGCTCCCTGGTGTGGAAGAACAGGGCCAGAGTGATACAAATAAGCTGTGAGggtgaagtgaatgaaatgtgcATTGAGATCCCTAGACATAAGCAGGAGCTCAGGTGTTCTCCAAAATATATTTACAGAGAAGATGAGTATATCTCTTCCACACATTCctttcatcattaaaaaaaaaagtttaaaaaatcaaaagaaacaatgtACAAGTTATTCAGGGATCTGAAGCTCCTCCCCCAGACTACCATCCTTATCCCTGCCTTGATTGTCCATTTGAAGCAGAAACAAATCAGTTAGGTGC
It includes:
- the MIEN1 gene encoding migration and invasion enhancer 1; translation: MAARDVTWLYVTPGSGSGLSAGFGFCRSVCLSGWAGVAGPVYRCRVELSRAMSGESGAELVAPLPGEALPGSGVRIVVEYCEPCGFESTYLELASAVKEEYPGIKIESRLGGTGAFEIEINGQLVFSKLENGGFPYEKDLIEAIRRASSGEPLEKITNSRPPCVIL